The nucleotide sequence CTGGCAATAAAGTACTTTTACAAATAgtacttttttttaacaaaaaggaCTTTTACAAATAGTAACATTCCAAGAAATTTATCAAATGATAAAAATGCTATCTAATCtagaaatgttaaaaactattataaTAACATGGTGCTATGTAAACCGACCTGGGTCCATATGGAGGGGGAAAAGTGTGACCAAAGaagtgtctatatatatatccatCCAACTTCTCAAATACTCCATCATTATCTACTTGATATTCCTTCATGTCTTTAAGATAATCTTTAACATCATTAACAAAGTCAGTGAAGAGCTTCTGATCATGTATAAAGACACCATTTAGGAAAAACTTATTGATGAATTGATCGAGTTCTTTCCAATGATGAAAACTATCCAGTTTTTCTAATAAATACCTTTCAATTAACTGTCTAAATTCATCTATCCTTACAGGATTCAACAGTTTAATATTAAAAAGGTTAATGGATTCCTGTTGAGCACATTCAAATACACCAGAACAAGCCTTTCTGAAAGAATTATAATTTTCACTACAGTCATGCTCAGCACTGCATTTCTGtgaatttgtattttttccaAATTCTTCAAAGTGAActggcttttctttccttccttctctttgcatAGTAGGGCCTCTACTCCTCTGGTTTTGTGTACGTGCCTTATACTGTGGATGTAAATATTCACTGAAAACTGTTGGTTTTTTAGCTGCTGCTTCTTTTGTAGCACCAAATCTTTTATTGCCCTTTTCATCAAAGATATTCTTGGTGGTATCTTTGAAATGCCTGAAAGTGGATTTAACTGAATCTGAgaattttttcagattttctttgacAGCTTCTTTAGcctgtttaattttttctttatgatgcCTTACAAACTCCTTGGTAGAATTCTTCATGGCATCAAATGTTTCCTTAACTGAGCCCAAAAATGTTTCCTTTGACTTATTTTTAGCCCTGTGGTTTCCTCTgctccctttcttttttccatcagtctcttgttttccattttgatctTTTGCCTCAATATACAGTCTTTCCCACAAATCAGAACGCTGCTGTTCAAAGTTTAGCTTCCGCTCCAGCTCAGTGAGTCTTTCCCgtaagatttctatttcttttttttcagtcaaTACATCAGGAGAGTCTGGGTTGCCATATGACTGACTAGAACTTAACTGCTGGAGTTCCACCCTTAAAGCCATGGTTATTAGTCGTTCTCTCTCCAGTTCCCTCCTTAGCATCTTTGCTTCTGCCAAAAGAGTCTCCCTTTGATTAAGGAAGCTATGTGTTTTCagcttttcttcttccaaatgctGCTTAAGTTTCTGATTTTCTGTAACTAATTCAGTACTTGTCCCTTTATCTTCCAATATCCTAATCTGTTCTCTTAGTTTCCTTAACTCTTCCTGCAATGAAGATAaggctttttcttccttctccagaGATATTCTTAAATACTGATTTTCTGTATCAAGGTTCTTTTTCTGAGTTTCAAAAGTCATCTTCTCTGCTTCAGTAAGGGTCCAACACCTCGCAAGGTTTTCCTTCAATGactaaatttttttgaaaaagaagaaagaaacacgTAAAATCCTTTAAAAGCTAAATTTAAATCTTTAAGATATGACAAATACTCCATAAATTTTTAGTCTATTTCTGCAGAGACTATCCTTATGTagtattttaaatacataaaaattaggaAATACAAGGTTCATATGCAAGAAAATGCATGGTAGAGAGCTATATCAAAGTAAGACCATAGCATGCTGGAAGAATTTAAAGACAGGAAAAAATTAGCTAGAGCTTGGTTTATCCctaacaagattttaaaaatagagatgggGTACTTCTGATTAGTGTTTCCCATAATCATATGAAATTCTTACCTGTTTCTAGGCCCACTGACAAGTCAGGAGAAAAGGAGATAGGCCTATCTTTTGACTACAAGACTCCAATCTCCTGAGAAGGCTCCTAGAGAGAATTTAGGCAGAAC is from Diceros bicornis minor isolate mBicDic1 chromosome 5, mDicBic1.mat.cur, whole genome shotgun sequence and encodes:
- the CCPG1 gene encoding cell cycle progression protein 1 produces the protein MSENSSDSDSSCGWTVINHEGSDIEMVNAEHGTASDSCELTLERSSSEQEELQVLQFEQGESSQNSTVLMGETAYPPLEEMKSALEGEEEKLPEDNVYFGTVSDDSDIVTLEPPKLEEIGTQEEAIIVKEAQSPEDFNMGSSSSSQYTFCHPETVFSSQPSDDESSSDETSHHPGPAFRRRRARKKTVSSSESEERLLAEQEAEPSKELCKRQFSSGLNKCVILALVIAISMGFGHFYGTIQIQKRQQLVRKIHEDELNDMKDYLSQCQQEQGSFIDYKSLKENLARCWTLTEAEKMTFETQKKNLDTENQYLRISLEKEEKALSSLQEELRKLREQIRILEDKGTSTELVTENQKLKQHLEEEKLKTHSFLNQRETLLAEAKMLRRELERERLITMALRVELQQLSSSQSYGNPDSPDVLTEKKEIEILRERLTELERKLNFEQQRSDLWERLYIEAKDQNGKQETDGKKKGSRGNHRAKNKSKETFLGSVKETFDAMKNSTKEFVRHHKEKIKQAKEAVKENLKKFSDSVKSTFRHFKDTTKNIFDEKGNKRFGATKEAAAKKPTVFSEYLHPQYKARTQNQRSRGPTMQREGRKEKPVHFEEFGKNTNSQKCSAEHDCSENYNSFRKACSGVFECAQQESINLFNIKLLNPVRIDEFRQLIERYLLEKLDSFHHWKELDQFINKFFLNGVFIHDQKLFTDFVNDVKDYLKDMKEYQVDNDGVFEKLDGYIYRHFFGHTFPPPYGPSRPDKKQRMVNIENSRHRKQEQKHPQPQPYKREGKWHKCGRNNGRHMANLEIELGQLPFDPKY